The sequence TTCGGGCGTTGGCGTTGGCCAAAGCCCGGTAGATCAGGGGCCCAACAGTCCCACCTGGGCTCCAGGGCCTGGGTCAACGGCTCCCAGAGCCGCCCTGAGAGCAGCCAGCCGTGCACGCCAACCAGCAGAGGTGCTGCCTTCAGGGATCCCAATGCAAGAAACGGACCCAGCCTGCATCAAGGGGGTGACCTGGTGGGTCAGGATCAACCCAGCACTGGAGCGGATCCCGTTCTGATTGGTTCCACCGCCACTGAACTGGAGGGGCTCTACGGCCGGGACTATCGCCTGTGCGCGACTCCCAATCCCCAGGCCTCCTTGGTCTTGAGCCAGGAGCGGGAGATTGATCTCTATGAGCTCGAGCAACTCACCGATGCGGTGGGTTGGAGCCGCCGTCCCATGCGGCGGGTTCGCAAAGCCCTGGAGCACAGCCTCTTGGTGGTGGCCCTCTGGCGCCATGACACGCGCCTGCCCCGCCTGGTGGGCTTTGCCCGTTGCACTGGCGATGGTGTGATTGAAGCCACCGTCTGGGATGTGGCCGTTCATCCCCACTACCAAGGCTTGGGCCTGGGCAAACAGCTGTTGCAGTACGTGATTGAGCGCCTGCAGCAGATGCAGGTGGAGCGCATCAGCCTCTTTGCCGATCCAGGCGTGATCGAGTTCTATGGCGCCCAGGGTTGGGAGCTGGAACCGCAGAATCGGCGCTGTGCCTTTTGGTACGCCCCCTAGCCGTTTCGGTAGTAGCGCTGAGCGAGGGCTTCCGCTGTCGCACCCTGGCGCCAGTCCCGCCGCAGGGCGGCGTTGCGCTGCGCTGTCCTCAGCACCCCATCCCGTTTCCAGCGGCGACCATCGATCGTTAAGGGCTGGCCCAGCCGGCGGATCGGGGCCAGCGGTTGCAGCCGTTGGATCAGATCCAAATCCTCCATCAGCGGTAGTGGCCGCATCCCGCCGGCCTGATTCAGCAGGGAGCGGGGGAGCAGGAGCCCTTGATCGCCATAGGGCAGGGCCCTGATCCTGCAGCGCCACTGGACGGCGAACTCCAGCAGCCGCAGGTTGGCTCCGGCCGCGGTGACCTTGAAATCGAAATACCAAGCCGCAGGGGGCTTGGTCATGGCTCGCTCCACCAGTGCCCCCCAATGGAGGGGGAGTCGCGAATCGGCATGCAACAGCAACAGCCACCGAGACGTTGAGGCCCCAATGCCAACTTGCAGTTGCAGTCCCCGATTGGCTTGGCTGCGAACCACCTGTGCACCTGCCAGTTGGGCCACGGCAGCGGTCTCTGGATCAGGGCTGGAGTCCACCACGATGGTCTCCGTCACCAGGTCCGGAGGAGCCTGCTGCAAATCCGCCAGCAATAGCGGTAGCCGCTGCGCTTCCTGGCGAGCGGGAATCACGACGGTGAGGGATGGCCGGTTCATGGCGGCGGCAGCTGGCAGCGCAGCCAGTCCTCAAGATCACTGCGTTCATCGAGATCGTTCTGCTCCCGCAGCAGGCTGACCGGCAGCTGTAGCGCGCTCGCGGCCGCGAGGCTTCGCTCCAGCACCTGGTCGCTGCCCCAGGGAATGCCACTCATGAGATGGGCGCCGCCGCTGCAGAAGCCAGAGCGGTTCCAACCAATCAACCAGTAGCCGCCATCGCGGGCCGGCCCGAAGGCCAGCGGCGCCTGAAGCAATGCATCAGCCGCGTCTTCCAGGTCCCGGGTTTCCAGGGCCGGTAGGTCCGTGCCGATCACGAGCACCCGTTGCGCCCCCCCCTGGAAGGCCCGGCGCAATTGCCGCTGCATGCGGCAGCCCAGGTTTCCGCCCCCTTGAGCACCCAGGCGAATCCCTGGAGCAAGGGTCTGCAGCTCCTGCTGCCAGCGGCGCAGTGCACGGGGGGCCAGTCCATCGACGGCGACCTGGAGGGAGTGGTTGTTCTCTTGACTCCAGTGGCCGCTGACCTGAAGGGTGTGGTGCGTGAGCCGTCGTTGTATCTGGGCGGCCGCCCAGCGACCCGCATGGCGGGCCAGGCGGGTTTTGCAGCGCCCGGGGGCCGGCCAGCGGGCCATGACCACCAGCGTGAGAGGGGCTGCCACGGCTGCGCTTACTTCCCGCGGGGGAGTTCAGCGGGTTTGATCTGCAGGGTCAGGGTCCGTTCTTTGCGCTGGATCACGATCGCCAGGTTCTGGCCGACGCGTCCCTGGTCCACGGCGACCTGCACTTCAGAGGGGTTCTTCACCGGCTTGCCCCCCACCTGCTCGATCAGGTCACAGGAGCGCATGCCTCCCTTGGCGGCGGGACTGCCGGGGATGACCTCCACCACCACGACGCCCTTGGTCTCCGGCAGACGGCATTCGGCATCGGTGGCATTCACTTCTCTGGCTAACTGCGGGGTGAGGGCCTGCAGCCGAACACCGATGTAGGGGTGTGAGACCTGGCCGCGATCGAGGATTTGGGCAGCAATCTGGCGCCCGAGGTTGATCGGGATGGCAAAGCTCAGGCCCGCCCCAGGAGCTTGGCGGATGGCGGTGTTGATCCCAATCACCTGGCCCCGGTCATTGATCAGTGGCCCGCCGCTGTTGCCCGGATTCACGGCTGCATCGGTCTGGATGTAGGGAACCCGCTGCCCCTCCCCCAGGGCATTGGTGCGTTGCACCGCGCTGATGATTCCCAAGGTGACGGTGTTGTCGAGACCCAGGGGGTTGCCAATGGCGATCGCCCATTCCCCAGGACGCACGCTTTTGGAGTTACCCAGGGGCGCCACCGGCAGGTTGGCTGCGGCCACCTTCACCACGGCGACATCGGTGATCGGGTCCGAGCCCAGCACTTTCCCTTTGAAGTTGCGGCCATCGGGCAGGGTCACGCCCACCTCATTGGTGCCCTCCACCACGTGCGCGTTGGTCAGGATCACCCCGTCGGATCGGGTGATGAAGCCCGAGCCTTGACCCTGCTGTTGCTGCACCGACGGGCCACTGCCGAACAGTCCGCCCATCGGGTTGACCACCCGCCGCACCGTGTCGATCCGAACCACCGCCGGTCCCACCTTGTCGACCGCGTTCACAACAAAGCTTTTGCCCCCTGGCAGCGGCGCGGCGGCGGGGGCA is a genomic window of Synechococcus sp. A10-1-5-1 containing:
- a CDS encoding GNAT family N-acetyltransferase, whose product is MIGSTATELEGLYGRDYRLCATPNPQASLVLSQEREIDLYELEQLTDAVGWSRRPMRRVRKALEHSLLVVALWRHDTRLPRLVGFARCTGDGVIEATVWDVAVHPHYQGLGLGKQLLQYVIERLQQMQVERISLFADPGVIEFYGAQGWELEPQNRRCAFWYAP
- a CDS encoding TIGR04283 family arsenosugar biosynthesis glycosyltransferase; protein product: MNRPSLTVVIPARQEAQRLPLLLADLQQAPPDLVTETIVVDSSPDPETAAVAQLAGAQVVRSQANRGLQLQVGIGASTSRWLLLLHADSRLPLHWGALVERAMTKPPAAWYFDFKVTAAGANLRLLEFAVQWRCRIRALPYGDQGLLLPRSLLNQAGGMRPLPLMEDLDLIQRLQPLAPIRRLGQPLTIDGRRWKRDGVLRTAQRNAALRRDWRQGATAEALAQRYYRNG
- a CDS encoding TIGR04282 family arsenosugar biosynthesis glycosyltransferase codes for the protein MAAPLTLVVMARWPAPGRCKTRLARHAGRWAAAQIQRRLTHHTLQVSGHWSQENNHSLQVAVDGLAPRALRRWQQELQTLAPGIRLGAQGGGNLGCRMQRQLRRAFQGGAQRVLVIGTDLPALETRDLEDAADALLQAPLAFGPARDGGYWLIGWNRSGFCSGGAHLMSGIPWGSDQVLERSLAAASALQLPVSLLREQNDLDERSDLEDWLRCQLPPP
- a CDS encoding trypsin-like peptidase domain-containing protein yields the protein MHGVRPQLTLGCLLLSMGLSGCATGVLRLPGWNGGKGGDPAQVSDAPAAAPLPGGKSFVVNAVDKVGPAVVRIDTVRRVVNPMGGLFGSGPSVQQQQGQGSGFITRSDGVILTNAHVVEGTNEVGVTLPDGRNFKGKVLGSDPITDVAVVKVAAANLPVAPLGNSKSVRPGEWAIAIGNPLGLDNTVTLGIISAVQRTNALGEGQRVPYIQTDAAVNPGNSGGPLINDRGQVIGINTAIRQAPGAGLSFAIPINLGRQIAAQILDRGQVSHPYIGVRLQALTPQLAREVNATDAECRLPETKGVVVVEVIPGSPAAKGGMRSCDLIEQVGGKPVKNPSEVQVAVDQGRVGQNLAIVIQRKERTLTLQIKPAELPRGK